Proteins from one Dromiciops gliroides isolate mDroGli1 chromosome 6, mDroGli1.pri, whole genome shotgun sequence genomic window:
- the ANKRD13D gene encoding ankyrin repeat domain-containing protein 13D → MAGPGPTYPLHRLVWANRHRELEAALHSRQHDIELVDPRGRTPLELAVSLGNLESVRVLLRHNANVGKENCQGWAVLQEAVSTGDPEIVQLVLQYRDYQRATQRLAGIPELLNKLCQAPDFYVEMKWEFTSWVPLVSKMCPSDVYRVWKRGQSLRVDTSLLGFEHMTWQRGRRSYIFKGQEAGALVMEVDHDQQVVRTETLALALHEPEALLAAMQPSEEHVASRLTSPIVSTHLDTRNVAFERNKCGIWGWRSEKMEIVSGYEAKVYSANNVELVTRTRTEHLSDQDKARTKGGKTPFHSFLGMAQQHSSHNGAPVLQSASPTNPTAISPEEYFDPNFSLEARNIGRPIEMSSKVQRFKATLWLSEEHPLSLGDQVTPIIDLMAISNAHFAKLRDFITLRLPPGFPVKIEIPLFHVLNARITFSNLCGCDEPLSSVWVPSPSPRSTEPTCPAAGSPFPCEVDPAVFEVPEGYSVLGAGHNEPLRDEDDDLLQFAIQQSLLEAGTETEQVTIWEALTNTRPGPDLHSPPPEYEEQLQLERALQESLLPPPEPGGPGSPHLMPPSLSPPSFDEQLRLALELSSREQEERERRGQQEEEELQRILRLSLTDH, encoded by the exons ATGGCCGGCCCCGGCCCGACCTACCCGCTCCACCGGCTCGTCTGGGCCAACCGGCACCGGGAGCTGGAGGCCGCGCTGCACAGCCGCCAG CACGACATCGAGTTAGTAGATCCTCGAGGTCGGACCCCCCTGGAGTTGGCCGTGTCCCTGGGGAACTTGGAGTCCGTGAGAGTACTACTAAGGCACAATGCCAACGTGGGCAAGGAAAACTGTCAGGGCTGGGCAG TCCTGCAGGAGGCTGTCAGTACTGGGGACCCCGAGATAGTGCAGCTGGTGCTACAGTACCGGGACTACCAGCGTGCCACCCAGAGGCTGGCAGGCATCCCTGAGCTCCTCAACAAGCTTTGCCAG GCACCTGATTTCTATGTAGAGATGAAGTGGGAATTCACCAGCTGGG TGCCCCTCGTGTCAAAGATGTGCCCAAGTGACGTATACCGAGTGTGGAAGCGTGGCCAGAGCCTGCGTGTGGACACCAGCCTCCTGGGCTTCGAGCATATGACCTGGCAGCGGGGCCGGCGGAGCTATATCTTCAAGGGCCAGG AGGCCGGAGCCCTGGTGATGGAAGTGGATCACGACCAGCAGGTGGTACGCACTGAGACCCTGGCGCTGGCCCTGCATGAACCTGAGGCCCTCCTGGCAGCCATGCAGCCGAGTGAGGAGCACGTGGCCAGCCGGCTCACCTCGCCCATTGTGTCCACCCACCTGGACACCCGAAATGTCGCCTTTGAGAG GAACAAATGCGGGATCTGGGGCTGGCGGTCAGAGAAGATGGAAATTGTCAGTGGCTACGAGGCCAAG GTATACAGTGCCAACAATGTGGAACTTGTGACAAGAACCCGGACGGAACATCTCTCTGATCAGGACAAGGCCAGGACCAAAG GGGGAAAGACACCCTTCCACTCCTTTCTGGGGATGGCCCAGCAGCACTCATCCCACAACGGG GCCCCTGTGCTCCAGTCAGCCAGTCCCACCAACCCCACCGCCATCTCCCCGGAAGAGTACTTTGACCCCAACTTCAGTCTGGAGGCTCGGAACATAGGCCGCCCCATCGAGATGTCCAGCAAAGTGCAGCG GTTCAAGGCCACCCTCTGGCTGAGCGAGGAGCACCCCCTGTCTCTGGGTGACCAGGTGACGCCCATCATCGACCTCATGGCCATCAGCAATGCCCACTTCGCCAAACTTCGGGACTTCATCACCTTGCGCCTCCCACCAGGCTTTCCTGTCAAGATTG AGATCCCCTTATTCCATGTCCTCAATGCCCGGATCACCTTCAGCAACCTGTGTGGCTGTGATGAACCTCTGAGCTCCGTGTGGGTGCCATCTCCTAGCCCGAGGTCCACAGAACCCACCTGCCCTGCCGCTG GGAGCCCCTTTCCCTGTGAGGTGGACCCGGCCGTGTTTGAGGTCCCCGAGGGGTACAGCGTGCTGGGTGCCGGGCACAATGAGCCCCTGAGGGATGAAGATGATGACCTCCTGCAGTTTGCCATCCAGCAGAGCCTGCTAGAGGCTGGGACTGAGACCGAGCAG GTGACTATCTGGGAAGCTCTGACCAACACCCGGCCAGGCCCAGATCTCCACTCTCCCCCACCTGAGTATGAAGAACAGCTGCAGCTGGAGCG GGCCCTCCAGGAGAGCCTGCTACCACCTCCAGAACCTGGGGGCCCGGGTTCACCTCATCTGATGCCCCCTTCTCTGAGCCCCCCCAGCTTTGATGAGCAGCTCCGCCTGGCCCTGGAACTGTCCTCCCGGGagcaggaggagagggagaggagggggcagcaggaagaggaggagctcCAGAGAATTCTGCGCCTGTCCCTCACCGACCACTGA